The following proteins come from a genomic window of Pirellula staleyi DSM 6068:
- a CDS encoding peptidylprolyl isomerase gives MKIATIETSKGTIEIELYDEKVPKTVENFEKLVTKGFYDGLKFHRVIADFMVQTGCPQGTGTGGPGYKFADEFHPTLKHSGPGILSMANAGPNTNGSQFFITHVATPWLDGKHSVFGKVTKGQDVVDAIRQGDVMKKVTITTAEAAK, from the coding sequence GTGAAGATTGCGACGATTGAAACGAGCAAGGGCACGATCGAAATCGAACTGTATGATGAAAAAGTTCCCAAGACGGTCGAGAACTTCGAGAAGCTCGTGACCAAAGGGTTCTACGATGGCCTGAAGTTCCATCGCGTGATCGCCGACTTCATGGTGCAAACTGGTTGCCCTCAAGGAACCGGAACGGGTGGTCCAGGCTACAAGTTTGCCGACGAATTTCATCCGACGCTGAAGCACAGCGGCCCTGGAATTCTCTCGATGGCTAACGCTGGCCCGAATACCAACGGCTCGCAGTTCTTCATCACCCATGTCGCCACTCCTTGGCTCGACGGCAAGCATTCGGTGTTTGGCAAGGTGACGAAGGGGCAGGATGTGGTGGATGCCATCCGTCAGGGGGACGTCATGAAGAAAGTGACAATCACTACCGCCGAAGCTGCCAAGTAA
- a CDS encoding ATP-binding protein — protein MLWNATAVILTGIAVLVTLREGVRFALQAELDQVLTQDLQEISLYFSEEKQQLNWQRLEEELDRKARGHEFQGWFVQFFDARGLTAWSSSGTPGGLNLISIAASGRKRTSRDGYRIVFLDLPGADPRGKQVCVGSSQAFITRDMARLDRLTLLVGGIVLVLSPLGGYLLAGRATRPLAEIIQTTASLRPSELSERLPLRDAGDELDHLAITINGLLDRIADYLQEKHDFLANAAHELRTPLAAIRSSVEVALSKGRSSAEYEELLAEMIEECASLESLVNQLLLLAESDADRLRVSAERTSLSDVVKTAIDMFQPVAEFRGLRIESYSLTPCTVIGNRLHLRQVMNNLLDNAIKFTAARYDDETNENRGSGVVRVSLFVNEEKGLAEVVVSDNGIGIPEKHLPHIFERFYRVDRKRSRGSSVGGTGLGLCICAAIINAHHGEISATSRDNEGTTFRFTIPIAKPLSSIAAAPATAVNS, from the coding sequence ATGCTCTGGAATGCCACTGCGGTGATCCTGACCGGCATTGCGGTGCTTGTGACGCTCCGCGAAGGTGTCCGCTTTGCCCTGCAGGCAGAACTCGATCAGGTGCTGACACAGGACCTGCAAGAGATCTCGCTTTACTTCTCTGAAGAGAAACAGCAGTTGAACTGGCAGCGGCTCGAAGAAGAGCTCGATCGCAAAGCGCGGGGACATGAATTTCAAGGTTGGTTTGTCCAGTTTTTTGATGCCCGTGGACTAACAGCCTGGTCGAGCAGTGGCACACCCGGCGGTCTCAATCTGATCTCAATTGCCGCATCGGGGCGAAAACGAACGAGCCGCGATGGCTACCGGATCGTGTTCCTCGATCTTCCCGGCGCAGATCCACGTGGCAAGCAGGTTTGTGTCGGCTCTTCCCAAGCCTTCATCACTCGCGATATGGCGCGGCTCGATCGCTTGACACTGCTCGTCGGTGGCATTGTGCTAGTACTTTCCCCACTGGGAGGTTATTTACTGGCGGGCCGCGCGACCCGTCCCCTGGCCGAAATTATTCAAACGACAGCCAGCCTTAGGCCGTCGGAATTAAGTGAGCGATTGCCGCTGCGTGATGCGGGTGATGAACTCGACCACCTGGCCATCACGATCAATGGCCTGCTCGATCGAATTGCCGATTATTTGCAGGAAAAACATGACTTTTTGGCCAACGCAGCCCACGAACTTCGCACGCCACTAGCCGCCATTCGAAGCAGTGTGGAAGTCGCTCTCAGTAAAGGGCGAAGTTCTGCAGAGTACGAAGAGCTGCTGGCCGAAATGATCGAGGAATGTGCATCGCTCGAGTCGCTCGTCAATCAGCTTCTGTTGCTGGCGGAATCGGATGCCGATCGACTCCGCGTGAGTGCCGAACGAACTTCGCTGAGCGACGTGGTGAAGACGGCGATCGACATGTTTCAGCCGGTGGCAGAGTTCCGAGGGCTACGGATCGAGTCGTATTCGCTTACTCCCTGCACCGTGATCGGTAACCGTCTGCATCTCCGACAAGTGATGAACAACTTGCTCGACAATGCCATCAAATTCACGGCAGCCCGGTACGACGACGAAACCAACGAGAACCGGGGCTCCGGTGTGGTTCGCGTGTCACTTTTTGTGAATGAAGAGAAGGGGCTTGCCGAGGTGGTTGTGAGCGATAACGGCATCGGAATTCCCGAGAAGCATTTGCCCCATATTTTCGAGCGGTTTTATCGCGTCGATCGCAAACGTTCGCGTGGCAGCAGTGTCGGTGGAACGGGGCTGGGGCTCTGCATTTGTGCGGCGATTATCAATGCCCATCATGGCGAAATCAGTGCGACCAGCCGCGACAACGAAGGGACTACTTTTCGGTTTACCATTCCGATTGCGAAGCCACTTTCCAGCATCGCGGCAGCGCCTGCGACCGCTGTAAATTCTTAG
- a CDS encoding response regulator transcription factor: MKLLVIEDDPVLGKALERGLSEAGHFCQWERTGKSGLEQASTQQFDALVLDVMLPDTTGMEVVRKIRHDGIGTPVLMLTALGSVDDRVAGLNSGADDYLVKPFAFPELLARLDAISRRTKDRPSSQLKVGPLVLDLTNRKVTRNDSELSLTPTEFSLLEFLMRYAGQVVTRKMLCEHLWESDWEGVTNVVEVHINRLRGKIDRGFSEPLIQTVRGRGYVLRTT; encoded by the coding sequence GTGAAACTGTTAGTCATCGAGGATGACCCCGTGCTTGGGAAAGCACTGGAGCGCGGCCTCTCCGAAGCGGGACACTTTTGTCAGTGGGAACGGACTGGGAAATCGGGGCTCGAACAAGCCTCAACCCAGCAGTTTGATGCGCTGGTGCTCGATGTCATGCTGCCCGATACAACCGGCATGGAGGTGGTTCGCAAGATTCGGCACGACGGAATCGGCACCCCGGTTTTGATGCTCACAGCACTTGGTTCAGTCGACGACCGGGTCGCGGGGCTCAACAGCGGGGCCGATGATTACCTCGTCAAACCGTTTGCTTTCCCCGAGCTTTTGGCTCGGCTAGATGCCATCAGTCGCCGCACAAAAGATCGCCCCAGTTCGCAGCTGAAGGTGGGTCCTCTGGTACTCGATCTCACCAATCGCAAAGTAACGCGCAACGATAGCGAACTGAGCCTGACTCCCACGGAGTTCAGCCTGCTCGAGTTTTTGATGCGCTACGCCGGGCAGGTTGTCACTCGCAAAATGCTCTGTGAGCACCTGTGGGAATCGGACTGGGAAGGGGTCACTAACGTTGTCGAAGTGCACATCAATCGACTTCGCGGTAAGATTGATCGCGGCTTCTCTGAGCCGCTGATTCAAACCGTCCGAGGCCGGGGATATGTTCTTCGAACAACTTAG
- a CDS encoding SulP family inorganic anion transporter has protein sequence MDARKIQRANAQATNLFAFLKSDAVSGFLVFLIALPLCLAISKASGFPPIAGIFTAVIGGFVTPWLSNSELTIKGPAAGMIVIVLGCVNDFGGTGGQDFAADMNAYKCTLAVGVVAAGIQIVLGLCRAGVLGELFPSAAVHGLLAAIGIIIIAKQVPVALGETAKGEPLELLMSIPEKILHLNPEIATIGAMSLLLLFLLPLVRMKPLKMIPAPLLVLILAIPLANYFDLSHKHVYNVFGHQYTVDNTFLVDLPNQLGAAITLPNFDALSQQKAWYWIAMFSMIGSLESMLSAKAVDLIDPLKRKTDLNRDLLAVGVANLAASMVGGLPMISEIVRSRANVDNGGRTRLANAFHGLFLIAFVALVPTLIEMIPLAALAAMLVYTGFRLAHPREFVHIYKLGREQLVVFVGTIIAVLATDLLIGIFIGVGIKLIIHFINGVPLTSLIIPQNEITEVSATEVVITPKHSAVFSNWILLRRQIEIYGMQQERQVTVDFSSAKLVDSTVMQKLMDMQREYRDQGLVLEIKGLDDHFVLSDHPTATRVRGRAGSMEPLEAAHH, from the coding sequence GTGGACGCAAGAAAAATCCAGCGAGCCAACGCACAGGCAACGAACCTGTTTGCGTTTCTGAAGAGCGACGCTGTTTCGGGTTTTCTCGTTTTTCTGATCGCGCTTCCGCTCTGCCTCGCAATTTCCAAGGCGAGTGGCTTCCCACCTATCGCCGGCATCTTCACGGCTGTGATCGGTGGCTTTGTAACGCCGTGGCTCAGCAACTCCGAACTCACGATCAAAGGTCCAGCGGCGGGCATGATCGTGATTGTGCTCGGCTGTGTGAATGACTTTGGTGGCACCGGTGGCCAAGACTTCGCCGCCGATATGAACGCCTACAAGTGCACCCTTGCCGTGGGGGTCGTTGCAGCTGGCATTCAAATCGTACTAGGACTTTGCCGGGCAGGTGTTCTCGGTGAACTCTTTCCCTCCGCTGCCGTGCACGGTCTCTTGGCCGCGATCGGCATCATCATCATCGCGAAGCAGGTTCCGGTTGCACTCGGAGAAACAGCGAAAGGGGAACCGCTCGAATTGCTGATGAGCATTCCCGAAAAAATCCTCCATCTCAATCCCGAGATCGCGACGATTGGAGCCATGAGCTTGCTCCTTTTGTTCCTGCTGCCGCTGGTCCGCATGAAACCTCTGAAGATGATCCCAGCCCCGCTGCTGGTGCTGATTCTGGCCATTCCACTGGCCAACTATTTCGATCTCTCGCACAAGCATGTCTACAACGTCTTCGGACATCAGTACACGGTCGACAACACGTTCCTGGTCGACCTGCCGAATCAACTCGGCGCTGCGATTACGCTGCCCAACTTTGACGCCCTCTCGCAGCAAAAAGCGTGGTACTGGATTGCGATGTTTTCGATGATCGGTAGCCTTGAATCAATGCTCTCAGCCAAAGCTGTCGACCTGATTGACCCACTCAAACGCAAGACCGATCTCAACCGCGATCTCTTGGCGGTTGGTGTCGCCAATCTCGCTGCTTCCATGGTCGGCGGCTTGCCGATGATTTCAGAAATCGTGCGTAGTCGAGCCAACGTCGATAACGGTGGCCGAACACGCCTAGCCAATGCATTTCACGGTCTGTTTTTGATCGCGTTTGTGGCACTTGTCCCGACTTTGATCGAGATGATTCCGCTCGCCGCGCTCGCTGCGATGCTGGTCTACACCGGTTTCCGATTGGCCCATCCTCGCGAGTTCGTTCACATCTACAAACTTGGCCGCGAACAGCTTGTGGTGTTTGTGGGAACGATCATCGCCGTGCTGGCGACCGACCTGCTGATCGGCATCTTCATCGGTGTCGGTATCAAACTCATCATCCACTTCATCAATGGCGTGCCGCTCACGTCGCTGATCATTCCACAAAACGAAATCACGGAAGTGAGCGCTACGGAAGTGGTCATCACCCCCAAGCACTCCGCTGTCTTTTCGAACTGGATTCTGCTCCGTCGCCAAATTGAGATTTATGGCATGCAGCAAGAACGACAGGTGACCGTGGACTTCTCGAGCGCGAAGCTCGTCGACTCCACGGTGATGCAAAAACTGATGGACATGCAGCGCGAGTATCGCGATCAAGGTCTCGTGCTCGAGATCAAGGGACTCGACGATCACTTCGTGCTCTCGGATCATCCCACCGCAACGCGCGTTCGTGGTCGTGCGGGCTCGATGGAACCGCTCGAAGCAGCGCATCACTAG
- a CDS encoding purine-nucleoside phosphorylase — protein sequence MNPLLSRASIALAAAEIRKHYTETPRVAVILGTGLGGLASEIEAAAEIPYKQIPGFPHSTAPAHKGRLLLGNLLGLPCAMLAGRCHFYEGYQLEQLMFPTLVMRELGCQYLIVSNAAGGVNPLYETGDVMLMDDHINLMYFKGSVAVPAASPERVERFQEHLYDRALLSMAESAAIQEGFIPKRGVYVAVSGPTYETRAEYRLFRRIGGDVVGMSTVPEVLAATSVGMRVMGISTVTNVAKPDAMQTVSSDEVIDVAERVQHKVRSIVRGVIERIAAAD from the coding sequence ATGAATCCCCTTCTGAGCCGAGCATCGATCGCCCTCGCCGCTGCCGAGATTCGTAAGCACTACACCGAGACGCCGCGTGTCGCTGTGATTCTTGGGACCGGCCTCGGCGGACTCGCTAGTGAAATCGAAGCCGCCGCCGAGATTCCCTACAAACAAATCCCGGGCTTTCCCCACTCGACAGCACCAGCCCACAAGGGTCGCTTGCTGCTGGGCAACTTGCTCGGTCTGCCGTGCGCGATGCTCGCTGGCCGCTGCCATTTCTACGAGGGATATCAGCTCGAGCAGCTGATGTTTCCAACCCTCGTGATGCGCGAACTGGGCTGTCAGTACTTGATTGTCTCCAATGCTGCAGGAGGTGTGAATCCGCTCTACGAAACCGGTGATGTGATGCTGATGGACGATCACATCAACCTGATGTACTTCAAAGGAAGTGTTGCCGTGCCAGCTGCGTCCCCCGAGCGAGTCGAGCGATTTCAAGAGCACTTGTACGATCGCGCGCTGCTGTCGATGGCCGAATCAGCTGCGATTCAAGAAGGGTTTATTCCCAAGCGTGGCGTGTATGTTGCCGTCTCGGGTCCCACCTACGAAACACGGGCCGAATATCGCTTGTTTCGACGCATTGGGGGCGATGTAGTGGGTATGTCGACCGTTCCCGAAGTGCTCGCAGCAACGAGTGTCGGCATGCGTGTGATGGGAATTTCGACGGTGACAAATGTCGCCAAGCCCGACGCCATGCAGACGGTTTCGTCGGACGAAGTGATCGACGTGGCCGAGCGAGTGCAGCACAAAGTGCGCTCGATTGTGCGGGGCGTTATTGAACGCATCGCCGCAGCGGATTAA
- a CDS encoding purine-nucleoside phosphorylase, translating to MQGIFEKVQEAAAFIKSQWSSTPHAGIILGTGLGSLVDQIEVEAAIDYENIPHFPKSTAISHRGRLVCGKLGKLPVMAMEGRFHMYEGYPLDQVTLPVRVMKAMGANLLVVSNACGGMNPQYRTGDIMLIEDHINLMGANPLIGINDDRLGPRFPDMCHPYEPALIDRALEIARKENIVAHRGVFVAVSGPNLETRAEYRFLRLIGADVVGMSTVPEVIVAVHSNMRVVGFSIITDMCLPDALEPADVQKIIAVANTAQPKLCKLVQGVLAGEQVS from the coding sequence ATGCAAGGCATCTTCGAAAAAGTGCAAGAGGCAGCCGCCTTCATCAAGAGCCAGTGGAGCTCCACGCCTCACGCTGGCATCATCCTCGGCACCGGCCTTGGGAGTCTCGTCGATCAGATTGAGGTCGAAGCAGCGATCGATTACGAGAACATCCCACACTTTCCCAAATCGACGGCCATCAGCCATCGTGGACGCCTCGTTTGCGGCAAACTTGGCAAGCTTCCCGTGATGGCGATGGAAGGTCGCTTTCACATGTACGAAGGCTATCCCCTCGATCAAGTCACCCTGCCTGTGCGGGTGATGAAAGCGATGGGAGCTAACTTGCTTGTCGTCTCCAATGCCTGCGGCGGCATGAATCCTCAGTATCGCACCGGCGACATCATGCTGATCGAGGACCACATTAACCTGATGGGGGCCAATCCGCTGATCGGCATTAACGACGATCGCCTGGGCCCACGTTTTCCCGACATGTGCCACCCCTATGAGCCCGCGCTCATCGACCGGGCTCTCGAGATTGCTCGCAAAGAGAATATCGTGGCGCATCGCGGCGTGTTTGTTGCCGTTTCTGGCCCGAACCTCGAGACGCGAGCCGAGTATCGCTTCTTGCGACTGATTGGTGCCGACGTGGTGGGCATGTCGACTGTTCCTGAAGTGATTGTGGCAGTGCACTCCAACATGCGCGTGGTTGGATTTTCGATCATCACCGACATGTGTTTGCCCGATGCGCTCGAGCCAGCCGACGTGCAGAAGATCATTGCCGTTGCCAACACGGCTCAGCCCAAACTTTGCAAGCTTGTGCAAGGCGTTCTTGCTGGCGAACAAGTGTCGTAG
- a CDS encoding c-type cytochrome domain-containing protein: MYAHLSLPRIRFLIATCIAMFSSTVVSAEPVSFRRDVAPLLLTHCVACHGPKKAEGGYRVDTFAQVTSAGDSTSPGFTAKDLETSESFRRMVSQDKDERMPKDGEPLPKEVIAVFENWIKEGANFDGPDPKTPLASYIPAPTHPAAPEKYARPIPVTAVALSPDGSELLVGGYHEVTVWSPVDGKLLRRIGGVGQRVFAITMSPDGKTMAVASGAPGQQGEVRVLEIASGNLVRALALSSDVVFDVVYSPSGDRIATASADGMIRVFETSSGNEQLTISSHSDWVFAVAFSSDGSKLASASRDKTAKAYDAATGNLLITYSNHQNPVRGVLFHPDGSEVFSSAADNKVQRWKIADANRTGERGAGGEVYKLVASGDSFVAPSADKKVRRYITAELKDVREYQGASDAVLAAAWHEPSKRVVGGCFDGRVFVWNADDGQIVTQFDAAPGYAPSP, encoded by the coding sequence ATGTACGCCCATCTCTCGCTGCCGCGTATTCGATTCTTAATCGCCACTTGCATTGCGATGTTTTCGTCCACCGTGGTATCGGCTGAACCAGTGAGTTTTCGGCGCGATGTCGCCCCGCTGCTCCTCACGCACTGTGTCGCCTGCCATGGACCCAAGAAAGCCGAGGGGGGCTATCGCGTCGACACCTTCGCACAAGTGACGTCGGCTGGCGATTCAACCTCTCCTGGCTTTACGGCGAAGGACCTCGAAACGAGTGAATCGTTTCGCCGGATGGTTTCACAAGACAAAGACGAACGGATGCCCAAGGATGGCGAGCCACTTCCGAAGGAGGTGATCGCGGTGTTTGAAAACTGGATCAAAGAGGGAGCCAACTTCGATGGTCCCGATCCCAAAACTCCGCTGGCCAGCTACATCCCGGCTCCCACGCACCCCGCAGCTCCGGAAAAGTACGCTCGGCCAATTCCCGTGACAGCGGTCGCGCTATCTCCCGATGGAAGCGAACTGCTGGTGGGGGGCTATCACGAGGTGACAGTCTGGAGCCCTGTCGATGGAAAACTGCTCCGGCGCATCGGCGGCGTTGGCCAGCGGGTGTTTGCCATCACGATGAGTCCCGATGGAAAAACGATGGCAGTTGCTTCCGGCGCACCAGGACAACAAGGCGAAGTGCGTGTGCTCGAAATCGCTAGTGGCAACTTGGTGCGAGCCTTGGCCCTGTCGAGCGATGTGGTGTTCGACGTGGTCTATTCTCCCAGTGGTGATCGGATTGCAACAGCATCGGCCGATGGCATGATTCGCGTTTTCGAAACAAGCAGCGGAAACGAGCAGCTGACGATCTCGAGCCACAGCGACTGGGTGTTTGCGGTGGCGTTTAGTAGCGATGGTTCGAAGCTCGCTTCCGCTAGCCGCGACAAAACGGCCAAAGCCTACGATGCAGCGACGGGCAATTTGCTGATTACCTATTCGAATCACCAGAATCCTGTGCGGGGCGTACTGTTTCATCCCGATGGAAGCGAAGTCTTTTCCTCAGCCGCCGACAACAAGGTGCAGCGCTGGAAAATCGCCGACGCCAATCGCACTGGCGAGCGAGGTGCTGGCGGAGAAGTTTATAAACTGGTCGCCAGTGGCGATTCGTTTGTCGCCCCATCGGCCGACAAGAAAGTGCGGCGTTATATCACCGCCGAGCTGAAAGATGTTCGCGAGTACCAAGGGGCCAGCGACGCCGTATTAGCGGCTGCTTGGCACGAACCTTCGAAGCGCGTGGTGGGTGGATGCTTCGATGGCCGGGTCTTTGTTTGGAATGCCGACGATGGTCAGATTGTCACCCAGTTTGACGCAGCTCCTGGCTACGCTCCGTCGCCATAG
- a CDS encoding sialate O-acetylesterase: MKLRFRSFLLAIAAALAAASNLQAEVALPKVFGDHMVLQQSSEVAIWGTGAVGEEVTITLGDATAKAATGENGKWMAKLKTPAGSKEARELVVKGTNEVRFKDVLVGEVWICSGQSNMEWSVAASDNPQKEAEAANFPLIRMIKVEKAVAGEPQTDIKGAWQVCSPSTVPGFSAVGYFFGRKLHQDLDVPVGMINTSWGGTICEAWTSKEALAASEPLKFMTERQLNIDPAKMNPNQPTVLYNAMLAPLVPYGIRGAIWYQGESNKGRAEQYRTLFPVMISDWRKQFGQGDFPFGFVQLAPFDYGGSDPRELAEQWESQALTLSLPNTGMAVTTDIGNVKDIHPRNKQEVGRRLALWALNSTYGKKEVVFSGPVYDSMEANGSKIRLKFKEVNGGLLAEGGKPLSHFQIAGDDQKFVPATAEIDGDTVVVSAAEVAKPVAVRFAWEDTAEPNFFNKAGLPASPFRTDTWPLITAGRK; the protein is encoded by the coding sequence ATGAAGTTACGTTTCCGTTCATTCTTGCTGGCGATCGCTGCTGCTCTCGCAGCGGCCAGTAATCTGCAAGCCGAAGTAGCACTTCCCAAAGTCTTCGGCGATCACATGGTTTTGCAGCAGTCGAGCGAAGTTGCCATCTGGGGCACTGGTGCCGTGGGTGAAGAGGTGACGATCACGCTCGGCGATGCCACTGCGAAAGCCGCCACCGGTGAAAACGGCAAGTGGATGGCCAAGCTGAAAACGCCAGCCGGATCGAAAGAAGCGCGCGAACTCGTCGTGAAGGGAACCAATGAGGTTCGCTTCAAGGATGTTCTCGTCGGAGAAGTTTGGATCTGCTCGGGTCAGTCGAACATGGAGTGGTCTGTCGCTGCTTCCGACAATCCTCAAAAAGAGGCCGAAGCTGCCAACTTCCCGCTCATTCGGATGATCAAGGTGGAGAAGGCTGTCGCTGGCGAACCACAAACCGATATCAAAGGTGCCTGGCAAGTTTGTTCGCCCAGCACGGTTCCGGGCTTCTCGGCTGTGGGCTACTTCTTCGGTCGTAAGCTCCACCAAGATCTCGATGTCCCTGTGGGAATGATCAACACCTCGTGGGGTGGAACGATCTGCGAAGCTTGGACGAGCAAAGAAGCGCTCGCCGCTTCGGAACCGCTGAAGTTCATGACCGAACGTCAGCTGAATATCGATCCCGCCAAGATGAACCCCAATCAGCCCACAGTGCTGTACAACGCCATGCTCGCCCCACTGGTTCCTTACGGAATTCGTGGCGCCATTTGGTACCAAGGTGAATCGAACAAGGGTCGCGCTGAACAATATCGCACGCTGTTCCCCGTGATGATCAGCGACTGGCGCAAGCAGTTTGGTCAGGGTGATTTTCCATTCGGTTTCGTGCAGCTTGCTCCGTTCGATTACGGTGGCAGCGATCCACGCGAACTGGCTGAACAGTGGGAATCGCAAGCCCTAACACTCTCGCTCCCCAACACCGGCATGGCTGTAACCACCGACATTGGGAACGTGAAAGACATTCACCCACGCAACAAGCAAGAAGTGGGACGCCGCCTCGCTCTGTGGGCGCTCAACAGCACTTACGGCAAAAAAGAGGTGGTCTTTAGTGGTCCGGTTTACGATTCGATGGAAGCCAATGGCAGCAAGATTCGCCTGAAGTTTAAAGAGGTGAATGGTGGGCTTCTGGCCGAAGGTGGCAAGCCGCTGTCGCACTTCCAGATTGCTGGCGACGATCAGAAATTTGTTCCAGCCACCGCCGAAATCGATGGCGATACCGTGGTGGTTTCGGCCGCTGAAGTGGCCAAGCCTGTCGCGGTTCGTTTTGCATGGGAAGACACCGCCGAGCCTAACTTCTTCAACAAAGCCGGCCTCCCAGCCTCCCCTTTCCGCACCGACACCTGGCCACTCATCACAGCGGGGCGTAAGTAG
- a CDS encoding type 1 glutamine amidotransferase domain-containing protein, producing MTTSPRSAAGQKILFFTGDIYEDLELWYPKLRLIEAGAEVVIAADEAKQLYAGKHSYPCKSDVAIASVDPTQFDGLVVPGGFMPDKLRRDPQVLAIVRHFAETGKLVAAICHGGWIPISAGVYRGVRVTGSLGIKDDLVNAGAIWEDAAVVVDRHFVSSRKPDDLPDFCRGCLDVLASQKKV from the coding sequence ATGACAACTTCGCCCCGCTCAGCCGCTGGTCAGAAAATTCTCTTCTTCACCGGCGATATCTACGAAGATCTCGAACTCTGGTATCCCAAGCTGCGACTGATCGAAGCGGGGGCCGAGGTGGTGATTGCTGCGGACGAAGCCAAGCAGCTCTACGCAGGAAAGCACAGCTATCCGTGCAAGTCGGATGTTGCGATTGCAAGCGTCGATCCTACGCAGTTCGATGGACTCGTTGTGCCAGGGGGCTTTATGCCCGACAAACTGCGACGCGATCCACAAGTGCTGGCGATCGTGCGTCACTTTGCGGAGACAGGAAAACTGGTCGCCGCCATTTGTCACGGTGGCTGGATACCGATCTCGGCGGGGGTTTATCGGGGCGTACGAGTCACCGGATCGCTCGGCATCAAAGACGATTTGGTGAACGCCGGCGCGATTTGGGAAGATGCTGCGGTGGTGGTCGACCGGCATTTTGTGTCGAGCCGCAAGCCCGATGACCTGCCCGATTTCTGCCGTGGCTGCCTCGATGTTTTGGCAAGCCAAAAAAAGGTTTAA
- a CDS encoding DUF480 domain-containing protein: MSDVANPAASGEETKKWRPLNSRCRRIFGVLIEKAKTTPDAYPLTLSGLITGCNQKSNREPQMNLDSDEVEQHLEELRALGAVTEVQGSGRVAKYRHHAYEWLGVDKFELAVMTELLLRGEQTLGELRGRAARMEPIADLAALKPIVDSLLKKGLMIALTPAGRGQIVTHNLYKEREMVELRAQFANYTPPSPSATDDDDGPVTRHAPSAPVASAHATPAAAPLRSITADMLAELNVEFAELRAEVMRLRERVTTLEDKVG; this comes from the coding sequence ATGAGCGACGTGGCCAATCCCGCAGCCTCTGGTGAAGAGACCAAAAAGTGGCGTCCCCTCAACTCGCGCTGCCGGCGCATTTTTGGCGTGCTGATTGAAAAAGCGAAGACAACGCCTGATGCCTACCCCCTCACACTTTCGGGGCTCATCACCGGCTGTAATCAAAAGAGCAATCGCGAACCGCAGATGAATCTCGACAGCGATGAGGTCGAGCAGCATCTCGAGGAACTGCGCGCCCTGGGTGCGGTGACTGAAGTGCAGGGGAGTGGTCGCGTCGCCAAGTATCGCCATCATGCGTACGAGTGGCTCGGGGTCGATAAGTTTGAACTCGCCGTAATGACCGAACTGCTGCTGCGGGGCGAACAAACACTGGGGGAACTGCGTGGACGTGCGGCTCGCATGGAGCCGATTGCCGATCTCGCGGCGCTGAAGCCGATCGTCGATTCGCTGCTGAAAAAGGGGCTGATGATTGCCCTGACACCAGCTGGTCGCGGGCAAATTGTGACGCACAATCTCTACAAAGAGCGGGAGATGGTGGAACTTCGAGCCCAGTTTGCAAACTACACCCCACCTTCGCCATCAGCAACCGATGACGACGATGGCCCAGTGACGCGGCACGCGCCATCGGCGCCGGTGGCTTCAGCTCACGCGACTCCAGCGGCAGCTCCGCTGCGGAGTATCACGGCCGATATGCTGGCGGAACTCAATGTCGAGTTTGCCGAACTTCGTGCCGAAGTGATGCGTCTGCGCGAGCGCGTGACGACGCTGGAAGATAAAGTGGGTTAG